One genomic region from Candidatus Caldarchaeum subterraneum encodes:
- a CDS encoding conserved hypothetical protein (DNA polymerase beta subunit), whose product MSTNWVNISRKLSTLKEKEFEAIKDELCGDSLLVILFGSRARGEETPLSDYDLLVIKKRRGDRVVLKWPAQIFNYTVDEVFEELSRLNTLVLDAVLEGRLLCGDEQLFEKLRREAEKIVEKQWLRKSETGWVSRAVLRDGGV is encoded by the coding sequence ATGTCGACGAATTGGGTGAACATATCTAGGAAATTGTCCACGTTGAAGGAGAAAGAGTTTGAGGCGATCAAGGATGAACTATGTGGAGATTCTCTTCTTGTGATTTTGTTTGGGTCGCGGGCTCGTGGTGAAGAGACACCGCTTAGTGACTATGATCTTCTCGTGATAAAGAAACGGCGGGGTGACAGGGTTGTTTTGAAGTGGCCTGCGCAAATCTTTAACTACACTGTTGATGAAGTGTTTGAGGAGCTGAGTCGTCTTAACACCTTGGTTTTGGACGCTGTTTTGGAAGGTAGGTTACTGTGTGGAGATGAACAGCTGTTTGAGAAGCTGAGGAGGGAGGCGGAAAAAATTGTCGAAAAGCAGTGGTTAAGAAAATCTGAGACGGGGTGGGTTTCCCGCGCTGTGCTCCGAGACGGCGGTGTTTAG